One genomic region from Euzebya tangerina encodes:
- a CDS encoding nucleotidyltransferase domain-containing protein, whose amino-acid sequence MSAGQTMKLPAGLSLERIQEALRQAGAVFAFVHGSRVDGTHRDHSDVDVAAWFGRDVNSWEVPVPPPVDLLVLDTAGLELSGRVAQHGVLILDDDPPTRVRWQADRSKRYLDEAYRRQQLVRTVLGDG is encoded by the coding sequence GTGTCTGCGGGACAGACGATGAAGCTGCCGGCCGGGCTTTCCCTAGAGCGCATCCAGGAAGCTCTCCGCCAGGCCGGCGCCGTCTTCGCCTTCGTCCACGGCAGCCGCGTCGACGGAACGCACCGCGACCACTCGGACGTCGACGTGGCGGCCTGGTTCGGCCGGGACGTCAATTCCTGGGAGGTGCCGGTGCCACCACCGGTCGACCTGCTCGTGCTCGACACAGCGGGGCTTGAGCTGTCAGGACGTGTCGCGCAGCACGGCGTCCTGATCCTCGACGACGACCCGCCCACGCGAGTCCGCTGGCAGGCCGATCGTTCCAAGCGCTATCTGGACGAGGCATACCGTCGACAGCAGCTCGTCCGGACGGTTCTCGGCGATGGTTGA
- the hepT gene encoding type VII toxin-antitoxin system HepT family RNase toxin yields the protein MVDAVRLARLLQRLGQQMSILQRRAKEDRAALSADEARLSGTKYRFITAIEAVLDVAHHLLASELWGPAEDSGDAVRQLARHEVVDRELGDRLARTVGFRNVLVHGYAEVDDGIVLAALDELDDLESFIEQVRSWAALQAGDTDAT from the coding sequence ATGGTTGATGCCGTCCGATTGGCCCGACTGCTGCAACGGCTGGGGCAGCAGATGTCCATTCTGCAACGACGAGCGAAGGAGGATCGTGCCGCGCTGAGTGCCGACGAGGCGCGGCTGTCCGGCACCAAGTACCGCTTCATCACGGCGATCGAGGCCGTGTTGGACGTTGCCCATCATCTGCTGGCCTCAGAGCTGTGGGGACCGGCCGAAGACAGCGGCGATGCCGTGCGACAACTCGCCCGCCATGAGGTGGTTGATCGTGAGTTGGGTGACCGACTGGCTCGAACCGTCGGGTTTCGCAACGTTCTGGTCCATGGCTATGCCGAGGTCGATGACGGCATCGTGCTGGCTGCGCTGGATGAGCTGGACGATCTTGAGTCGTTCATCGAGCAGGTCAGATCCTGGGCCGCCCTCCAGGCGGGCGATACCGATGCCACCTAG
- a CDS encoding MarR family winged helix-turn-helix transcriptional regulator: MVSSIPERGPATTAEQVADLLHHTASRLRHAVRRDLKDTGVTPAQWRALRMVSCCDSPPRMSQVAEWLRIARRSATDVIDELEEQGLVARSPDPTDRRAVVVEATEAGRDLLGTLTRRRRQVAARQLEVLSEAELATLADLLARIDDT, translated from the coding sequence ATGGTGTCAAGTATTCCCGAGCGCGGGCCGGCGACGACGGCCGAGCAGGTTGCCGATCTGCTGCACCACACGGCCAGTCGGCTCCGCCACGCGGTGCGGCGGGACCTGAAGGACACCGGCGTCACGCCGGCGCAGTGGCGAGCACTGCGCATGGTCAGTTGCTGCGACAGCCCACCCAGGATGAGTCAGGTCGCCGAGTGGCTTCGCATCGCCCGCCGCTCGGCCACCGACGTGATCGACGAACTGGAGGAGCAGGGCCTGGTGGCCCGCTCACCCGACCCGACGGACCGTCGGGCCGTGGTCGTCGAGGCCACCGAGGCCGGCCGGGACCTGCTGGGCACGCTCACCCGACGACGCCGGCAGGTCGCCGCGCGGCAGCTGGAGGTGCTGAGCGAGGCGGAGCTGGCCACGCTGGCTGACCTGTTGGCGCGCATCGACGACACCTGA